A single region of the Pan troglodytes isolate AG18354 chromosome 18, NHGRI_mPanTro3-v2.0_pri, whole genome shotgun sequence genome encodes:
- the RHBDL1 gene encoding rhomboid-related protein 1 isoform X12 encodes MDRSSLLQLIQEQQLDPENTGFIGADTFAGLVHSHELPLDPAKLDMLVALAQSNEQGQVCYQELVDLIIVFLCYGARLNKWVLQTYHPEYMKSPLVYHPGHRARAWRFLTYMFMHVGLEQLGFNALLQLMIGVPLEMVHGLLRISLLYLAGVLAGSLTVSITDMRAPVVGGSGGVYALCSAHLANVVMNWAGMRCPYKLLRMVLALVCMSSEVGRAVWLRFSPPLPASGPQPSFMAHLAGAVVGVSMGLTILRSYEERLRDQCGWWVVLLAYGTFLLFAVFWNVFAYDLLGAHIPPPP; translated from the exons ATGGACAGGAGCTCGCTGCTGCAGCTCATCCAGGAGCAG CAGCTGGACCCCGAGAACACAGGCTTCATCGGTGCGGACACCTTCGCTGGCCTGGTGCACAGCCATGAGCTGCCCCTGGACCCGGCCAAGCTGGACATGCTGGTGGCCCTGGCTCAGAGCAACGAGCAGGGCCAGGTCTGCTACCAGGAGCTGGTGGACCTG ATCATCGTGTTCCTGTGTTACGGGGCCCGCCTCAACAAGTGGGTGCTGCAGACCTACCACCCCGAGTACATGAAGAGCCCCCTTGTGTACCACCCCGGGCACCGTGCCCGCGCCTGGCGCTTCCTCACCTACATGTTCATGCACGTTGG gctggagcagctggggttCAACGCCCTCCTGCAGCTGATGATCGGGGTGCCCCTGGAGATGGTGCACGGCCTGCTCCGCATCAGCCTGCTCTACCTGGCAGGCGTGCTGGCAG GCTCCCTAACCGTCTCCATCACCGACATGCGGGCCCCGGTGGTGGGAGGCTCCGGCGGGGTCTACGCCCTGTGCTCGGCACACCTGGCCAACGTTGTCATG AACTGGGCTGGGATGAGATGTCCCTACAAGTTGCTGAGGATGGTGCTGGCCTTGGTGTGCA TGAGCTCCGAGGTGGGCCGGGCCGTGTGGCTGCGCTTCTCCCCGCCGCTGCCCGCCTCGGGCCCCCAGCCCAGCTTCATGGCGCACCTGGCAGGCGCGGTGGTGGGGGTGAGCATGGGCCTGACCATCCTGCGGAGCTACGAGGAGCGCCTGCGGGACCAGTGCGGCTGGTGGGTGGTGCTGCTGGCCTACGGCACCTTCCTGCTCTTCGCCGTCTTCTGGAACGTCTTCGCCTACGACCTGCTGGGCGCCCACATCCCCCCACCGCCCTGA
- the RHBDL1 gene encoding rhomboid-related protein 1 isoform X10, which translates to MDRSSLLQLIQEQQLDPENTGFIGADTFAGLVHSHELPLDPAKLDMLVALAQSNEQGQVCYQELVDLISSKRSSSFKRAIANGQRALPRDGLLDEPGLGVYKRFVRYVAYEILPCEVDRRWYFYRHRSCPPPVFMASVTLAQIIVFLCYGARLNKWVLQTYHPEYMKSPLVYHPGHRARAWRFLTYMFMHVGLEQLGFNALLQLMIGVPLEMVHGLLRISLLYLAGVLAGSLTVSITDMRAPVVGGSGGVYALCSAHLANVVMNWAGMRCPYKLLRMVLALVCMSSEVGRAVWLRFSPPLPASGPQPSFMAHLAGAVVGVSMGLTILRSYEERLRDQCGWWVVLLAYGTFLLFAVFWNVFAYDLLGAHIPPPP; encoded by the exons ATGGACAGGAGCTCGCTGCTGCAGCTCATCCAGGAGCAG CAGCTGGACCCCGAGAACACAGGCTTCATCGGTGCGGACACCTTCGCTGGCCTGGTGCACAGCCATGAGCTGCCCCTGGACCCGGCCAAGCTGGACATGCTGGTGGCCCTGGCTCAGAGCAACGAGCAGGGCCAGGTCTGCTACCAGGAGCTGGTGGACCTG ATCAGCAGCAAGCGCTCCAGCAGTTTCAAGCGGGCCATTGCTAATGGACAGCGGGCACTGCCCCGGGACGGGCTGCTGGATGAGCCAGGCCTAGGTGTCTACAAGCGGTTTGTGCGTTACGTGGCCTACGAGATCCTGCCTTGTGAGGTGGACCGCCGCTGGTACTTCTACCGTCACCGCAGCTGCCCACCCCCCGTGTTCATGGCCTCGGTCACTCTTGCCCAG ATCATCGTGTTCCTGTGTTACGGGGCCCGCCTCAACAAGTGGGTGCTGCAGACCTACCACCCCGAGTACATGAAGAGCCCCCTTGTGTACCACCCCGGGCACCGTGCCCGCGCCTGGCGCTTCCTCACCTACATGTTCATGCACGTTGG gctggagcagctggggttCAACGCCCTCCTGCAGCTGATGATCGGGGTGCCCCTGGAGATGGTGCACGGCCTGCTCCGCATCAGCCTGCTCTACCTGGCAGGCGTGCTGGCAG GCTCCCTAACCGTCTCCATCACCGACATGCGGGCCCCGGTGGTGGGAGGCTCCGGCGGGGTCTACGCCCTGTGCTCGGCACACCTGGCCAACGTTGTCATG AACTGGGCTGGGATGAGATGTCCCTACAAGTTGCTGAGGATGGTGCTGGCCTTGGTGTGCA TGAGCTCCGAGGTGGGCCGGGCCGTGTGGCTGCGCTTCTCCCCGCCGCTGCCCGCCTCGGGCCCCCAGCCCAGCTTCATGGCGCACCTGGCAGGCGCGGTGGTGGGGGTGAGCATGGGCCTGACCATCCTGCGGAGCTACGAGGAGCGCCTGCGGGACCAGTGCGGCTGGTGGGTGGTGCTGCTGGCCTACGGCACCTTCCTGCTCTTCGCCGTCTTCTGGAACGTCTTCGCCTACGACCTGCTGGGCGCCCACATCCCCCCACCGCCCTGA
- the RHBDL1 gene encoding rhomboid-related protein 1 isoform X9, with translation MDRSSLLQLIQEQISSKRSSSFKRAIANGQRALPRDGLLDEPGLGVYKRFVRYVAYEILPCEVDRRWYFYRHRSCPPPVFMASVTLAQIIVFLCYGARLNKWVLQTYHPEYMKSPLVYHPGHRARAWRFLTYMFMHVGLEQLGFNALLQLMIGVPLEMVHGLLRISLLYLAGVLAGSLTVSITDMRAPVVGGSGGVYALCSAHLANVVMVTGLPGGGRGEGPQVSLTTSHLHTPIELGWDEMSLQVAEDGAGLGVHELRGGPGRVAALLPAAARLGPPAQLHGAPGRRGGGGEHGPDHPAELRGAPAGPVRLVGGAAGLRHLPALRRLLERLRLRPAGRPHPPTALTGYLRLHRPGLGHVVAAHQGPSRLPFVNGRLRAAMPLGCGWPQRRPCPSHPPPTPRTCGLSLFG, from the exons ATGGACAGGAGCTCGCTGCTGCAGCTCATCCAGGAGCAG ATCAGCAGCAAGCGCTCCAGCAGTTTCAAGCGGGCCATTGCTAATGGACAGCGGGCACTGCCCCGGGACGGGCTGCTGGATGAGCCAGGCCTAGGTGTCTACAAGCGGTTTGTGCGTTACGTGGCCTACGAGATCCTGCCTTGTGAGGTGGACCGCCGCTGGTACTTCTACCGTCACCGCAGCTGCCCACCCCCCGTGTTCATGGCCTCGGTCACTCTTGCCCAG ATCATCGTGTTCCTGTGTTACGGGGCCCGCCTCAACAAGTGGGTGCTGCAGACCTACCACCCCGAGTACATGAAGAGCCCCCTTGTGTACCACCCCGGGCACCGTGCCCGCGCCTGGCGCTTCCTCACCTACATGTTCATGCACGTTGG gctggagcagctggggttCAACGCCCTCCTGCAGCTGATGATCGGGGTGCCCCTGGAGATGGTGCACGGCCTGCTCCGCATCAGCCTGCTCTACCTGGCAGGCGTGCTGGCAG GCTCCCTAACCGTCTCCATCACCGACATGCGGGCCCCGGTGGTGGGAGGCTCCGGCGGGGTCTACGCCCTGTGCTCGGCACACCTGGCCAACGTTGTCATGGTAACGGGCCTGCCCGGTGGGGGGCGTGGGGAGGGGCCCCAGGTGAGCCTCACcacttctcatctgcacacaccCATAGAACTGGGCTGGGATGAGATGTCCCTACAAGTTGCTGAGGATGGTGCTGGCCTTGGTGTGCA TGAGCTCCGAGGTGGGCCGGGCCGTGTGGCTGCGCTTCTCCCCGCCGCTGCCCGCCTCGGGCCCCCAGCCCAGCTTCATGGCGCACCTGGCAGGCGCGGTGGTGGGGGTGAGCATGGGCCTGACCATCCTGCGGAGCTACGAGGAGCGCCTGCGGGACCAGTGCGGCTGGTGGGTGGTGCTGCTGGCCTACGGCACCTTCCTGCTCTTCGCCGTCTTCTGGAACGTCTTCGCCTACGACCTGCTGGGCGCCCACATCCCCCCACCGCCCTGACCGGCTACCTGAGGCTGCACAGGCCAGGGCTCGGGCATGTGGTGGCTGCCCACCAGGGGCCTTCACGTCTGCCCTTTGTGAACGGACGTCTCAGGGCTGCTATGCCCCTTGGGTGTGGGTGGCCTCAAAGGAGACCCTGTCCCAGCCACCCACCCCCCACTCCCAGGACTTGCGGTCTGAGCCTTTTtggataa
- the RHBDL1 gene encoding rhomboid-related protein 1 isoform X5 produces the protein MDRSSLLQLIQEQQLDPENTGFIGADTFAGLVHSHELPLDPAKLDMLVALAQSNEQGQVCYQELVDLVSATVGRRQGHGVLARGGRQAAPHGGGWGACGGGELGERHRQGCHGEVRGPHSGPCPQISSKRSSSFKRAIANGQRALPRDGLLDEPGLGVYKRFVRYVAYEILPCEVDRRWYFYRHRSCPPPVFMASVTLAQIIVFLCYGARLNKWVLQTYHPEYMKSPLVYHPGHRARAWRFLTYMFMHVGLEQLGFNALLQLMIGVPLEMVHGLLRISLLYLAGVLAGSLTVSITDMRAPVVGGSGGVYALCSAHLANVVMVTGLPGGGRGEGPQVSLTTSHLHTPIELGWDEMSLQVAEDGAGLGVHELRGGPGRVAALLPAAARLGPPAQLHGAPGRRGGGGEHGPDHPAELRGAPAGPVRLVGGAAGLRHLPALRRLLERLRLRPAGRPHPPTALTGYLRLHRPGLGHVVAAHQGPSRLPFVNGRLRAAMPLGCGWPQRRPCPSHPPPTPRTCGLSLFG, from the exons ATGGACAGGAGCTCGCTGCTGCAGCTCATCCAGGAGCAG CAGCTGGACCCCGAGAACACAGGCTTCATCGGTGCGGACACCTTCGCTGGCCTGGTGCACAGCCATGAGCTGCCCCTGGACCCGGCCAAGCTGGACATGCTGGTGGCCCTGGCTCAGAGCAACGAGCAGGGCCAGGTCTGCTACCAGGAGCTGGTGGACCTGGTCAGTGCCACGGTGGGCAGGCGGCAGGGGCATGGTGTCCTGGCcagaggaggcaggcaggcagctccTCACGGCGGTGGGTGGGGGGCTTGTGGAGGCGGGGAGCTGGGTGAGCGTCACAGGCAGGGGTGCCATGGGGAGGTCCGTGGCCCACACTCAGGCCCCTGCCCCCAGATCAGCAGCAAGCGCTCCAGCAGTTTCAAGCGGGCCATTGCTAATGGACAGCGGGCACTGCCCCGGGACGGGCTGCTGGATGAGCCAGGCCTAGGTGTCTACAAGCGGTTTGTGCGTTACGTGGCCTACGAGATCCTGCCTTGTGAGGTGGACCGCCGCTGGTACTTCTACCGTCACCGCAGCTGCCCACCCCCCGTGTTCATGGCCTCGGTCACTCTTGCCCAG ATCATCGTGTTCCTGTGTTACGGGGCCCGCCTCAACAAGTGGGTGCTGCAGACCTACCACCCCGAGTACATGAAGAGCCCCCTTGTGTACCACCCCGGGCACCGTGCCCGCGCCTGGCGCTTCCTCACCTACATGTTCATGCACGTTGG gctggagcagctggggttCAACGCCCTCCTGCAGCTGATGATCGGGGTGCCCCTGGAGATGGTGCACGGCCTGCTCCGCATCAGCCTGCTCTACCTGGCAGGCGTGCTGGCAG GCTCCCTAACCGTCTCCATCACCGACATGCGGGCCCCGGTGGTGGGAGGCTCCGGCGGGGTCTACGCCCTGTGCTCGGCACACCTGGCCAACGTTGTCATGGTAACGGGCCTGCCCGGTGGGGGGCGTGGGGAGGGGCCCCAGGTGAGCCTCACcacttctcatctgcacacaccCATAGAACTGGGCTGGGATGAGATGTCCCTACAAGTTGCTGAGGATGGTGCTGGCCTTGGTGTGCA TGAGCTCCGAGGTGGGCCGGGCCGTGTGGCTGCGCTTCTCCCCGCCGCTGCCCGCCTCGGGCCCCCAGCCCAGCTTCATGGCGCACCTGGCAGGCGCGGTGGTGGGGGTGAGCATGGGCCTGACCATCCTGCGGAGCTACGAGGAGCGCCTGCGGGACCAGTGCGGCTGGTGGGTGGTGCTGCTGGCCTACGGCACCTTCCTGCTCTTCGCCGTCTTCTGGAACGTCTTCGCCTACGACCTGCTGGGCGCCCACATCCCCCCACCGCCCTGACCGGCTACCTGAGGCTGCACAGGCCAGGGCTCGGGCATGTGGTGGCTGCCCACCAGGGGCCTTCACGTCTGCCCTTTGTGAACGGACGTCTCAGGGCTGCTATGCCCCTTGGGTGTGGGTGGCCTCAAAGGAGACCCTGTCCCAGCCACCCACCCCCCACTCCCAGGACTTGCGGTCTGAGCCTTTTtggataa
- the RHBDL1 gene encoding rhomboid-related protein 1 isoform X6, which yields MGRVEDGGTTEELEDWDPGTSALPAPGIKQGPREQTGTGPLSQKCWEPEPDAPSQPGPALWSRGRARTQALAGGSSLQQLDPENTGFIGADTFAGLVHSHELPLDPAKLDMLVALAQSNEQGQVCYQELVDLVSATVGRRQGHGVLARGGRQAAPHGGGWGACGGGELGERHRQGCHGEVRGPHSGPCPQISSKRSSSFKRAIANGQRALPRDGLLDEPGLGVYKRFVRYVAYEILPCEVDRRWYFYRHRSCPPPVFMASVTLAQIIVFLCYGARLNKWVLQTYHPEYMKSPLVYHPGHRARAWRFLTYMFMHVGLEQLGFNALLQLMIGVPLEMVHGLLRISLLYLAGVLAGSLTVSITDMRAPVVGGSGGVYALCSAHLANVVMNWAGMRCPYKLLRMVLALVCMSSEVGRAVWLRFSPPLPASGPQPSFMAHLAGAVVGVSMGLTILRSYEERLRDQCGWWVVLLAYGTFLLFAVFWNVFAYDLLGAHIPPPP from the exons ATGGGTAGGGTGGAAGACGGGGGAACAACTGAGGAGCTGGAGGACTGGGACCCAGGCACCAGTGCCCTGCcagctcctgggatcaagcagggTCCCAGGGAACAGACAGGCACGGGGCCCCtgtcccaaaagtgctgggagccTGAGCCTGATGCTCCCagccagcctggcccagcccttTGGTCCAGGGGTCGGGCCCGCACTCAGGCCTTGGCCGGCGGCTCCTCACTGCAGCAGCTGGACCCCGAGAACACAGGCTTCATCGGTGCGGACACCTTCGCTGGCCTGGTGCACAGCCATGAGCTGCCCCTGGACCCGGCCAAGCTGGACATGCTGGTGGCCCTGGCTCAGAGCAACGAGCAGGGCCAGGTCTGCTACCAGGAGCTGGTGGACCTGGTCAGTGCCACGGTGGGCAGGCGGCAGGGGCATGGTGTCCTGGCcagaggaggcaggcaggcagctccTCACGGCGGTGGGTGGGGGGCTTGTGGAGGCGGGGAGCTGGGTGAGCGTCACAGGCAGGGGTGCCATGGGGAGGTCCGTGGCCCACACTCAGGCCCCTGCCCCCAGATCAGCAGCAAGCGCTCCAGCAGTTTCAAGCGGGCCATTGCTAATGGACAGCGGGCACTGCCCCGGGACGGGCTGCTGGATGAGCCAGGCCTAGGTGTCTACAAGCGGTTTGTGCGTTACGTGGCCTACGAGATCCTGCCTTGTGAGGTGGACCGCCGCTGGTACTTCTACCGTCACCGCAGCTGCCCACCCCCCGTGTTCATGGCCTCGGTCACTCTTGCCCAG ATCATCGTGTTCCTGTGTTACGGGGCCCGCCTCAACAAGTGGGTGCTGCAGACCTACCACCCCGAGTACATGAAGAGCCCCCTTGTGTACCACCCCGGGCACCGTGCCCGCGCCTGGCGCTTCCTCACCTACATGTTCATGCACGTTGG gctggagcagctggggttCAACGCCCTCCTGCAGCTGATGATCGGGGTGCCCCTGGAGATGGTGCACGGCCTGCTCCGCATCAGCCTGCTCTACCTGGCAGGCGTGCTGGCAG GCTCCCTAACCGTCTCCATCACCGACATGCGGGCCCCGGTGGTGGGAGGCTCCGGCGGGGTCTACGCCCTGTGCTCGGCACACCTGGCCAACGTTGTCATG AACTGGGCTGGGATGAGATGTCCCTACAAGTTGCTGAGGATGGTGCTGGCCTTGGTGTGCA TGAGCTCCGAGGTGGGCCGGGCCGTGTGGCTGCGCTTCTCCCCGCCGCTGCCCGCCTCGGGCCCCCAGCCCAGCTTCATGGCGCACCTGGCAGGCGCGGTGGTGGGGGTGAGCATGGGCCTGACCATCCTGCGGAGCTACGAGGAGCGCCTGCGGGACCAGTGCGGCTGGTGGGTGGTGCTGCTGGCCTACGGCACCTTCCTGCTCTTCGCCGTCTTCTGGAACGTCTTCGCCTACGACCTGCTGGGCGCCCACATCCCCCCACCGCCCTGA
- the RHBDL1 gene encoding rhomboid-related protein 1 isoform X3: protein MGRVEDGGTTEELEDWDPGTSALPAPGIKQGPREQTGTGPLSQKCWEPEPDAPSQPGPALWSRGRARTQALAGGSSLQQLDPENTGFIGADTFAGLVHSHELPLDPAKLDMLVALAQSNEQGQVCYQELVDLISSKRSSSFKRAIANGQRALPRDGLLDEPGLGVYKRFVRYVAYEILPCEVDRRWYFYRHRSCPPPVFMASVTLAQIIVFLCYGARLNKWVLQTYHPEYMKSPLVYHPGHRARAWRFLTYMFMHVGLEQLGFNALLQLMIGVPLEMVHGLLRISLLYLAGVLAGSLTVSITDMRAPVVGGSGGVYALCSAHLANVVMVTGLPGGGRGEGPQVSLTTSHLHTPIELGWDEMSLQVAEDGAGLGVHELRGGPGRVAALLPAAARLGPPAQLHGAPGRRGGGGEHGPDHPAELRGAPAGPVRLVGGAAGLRHLPALRRLLERLRLRPAGRPHPPTALTGYLRLHRPGLGHVVAAHQGPSRLPFVNGRLRAAMPLGCGWPQRRPCPSHPPPTPRTCGLSLFG, encoded by the exons ATGGGTAGGGTGGAAGACGGGGGAACAACTGAGGAGCTGGAGGACTGGGACCCAGGCACCAGTGCCCTGCcagctcctgggatcaagcagggTCCCAGGGAACAGACAGGCACGGGGCCCCtgtcccaaaagtgctgggagccTGAGCCTGATGCTCCCagccagcctggcccagcccttTGGTCCAGGGGTCGGGCCCGCACTCAGGCCTTGGCCGGCGGCTCCTCACTGCAGCAGCTGGACCCCGAGAACACAGGCTTCATCGGTGCGGACACCTTCGCTGGCCTGGTGCACAGCCATGAGCTGCCCCTGGACCCGGCCAAGCTGGACATGCTGGTGGCCCTGGCTCAGAGCAACGAGCAGGGCCAGGTCTGCTACCAGGAGCTGGTGGACCTG ATCAGCAGCAAGCGCTCCAGCAGTTTCAAGCGGGCCATTGCTAATGGACAGCGGGCACTGCCCCGGGACGGGCTGCTGGATGAGCCAGGCCTAGGTGTCTACAAGCGGTTTGTGCGTTACGTGGCCTACGAGATCCTGCCTTGTGAGGTGGACCGCCGCTGGTACTTCTACCGTCACCGCAGCTGCCCACCCCCCGTGTTCATGGCCTCGGTCACTCTTGCCCAG ATCATCGTGTTCCTGTGTTACGGGGCCCGCCTCAACAAGTGGGTGCTGCAGACCTACCACCCCGAGTACATGAAGAGCCCCCTTGTGTACCACCCCGGGCACCGTGCCCGCGCCTGGCGCTTCCTCACCTACATGTTCATGCACGTTGG gctggagcagctggggttCAACGCCCTCCTGCAGCTGATGATCGGGGTGCCCCTGGAGATGGTGCACGGCCTGCTCCGCATCAGCCTGCTCTACCTGGCAGGCGTGCTGGCAG GCTCCCTAACCGTCTCCATCACCGACATGCGGGCCCCGGTGGTGGGAGGCTCCGGCGGGGTCTACGCCCTGTGCTCGGCACACCTGGCCAACGTTGTCATGGTAACGGGCCTGCCCGGTGGGGGGCGTGGGGAGGGGCCCCAGGTGAGCCTCACcacttctcatctgcacacaccCATAGAACTGGGCTGGGATGAGATGTCCCTACAAGTTGCTGAGGATGGTGCTGGCCTTGGTGTGCA TGAGCTCCGAGGTGGGCCGGGCCGTGTGGCTGCGCTTCTCCCCGCCGCTGCCCGCCTCGGGCCCCCAGCCCAGCTTCATGGCGCACCTGGCAGGCGCGGTGGTGGGGGTGAGCATGGGCCTGACCATCCTGCGGAGCTACGAGGAGCGCCTGCGGGACCAGTGCGGCTGGTGGGTGGTGCTGCTGGCCTACGGCACCTTCCTGCTCTTCGCCGTCTTCTGGAACGTCTTCGCCTACGACCTGCTGGGCGCCCACATCCCCCCACCGCCCTGACCGGCTACCTGAGGCTGCACAGGCCAGGGCTCGGGCATGTGGTGGCTGCCCACCAGGGGCCTTCACGTCTGCCCTTTGTGAACGGACGTCTCAGGGCTGCTATGCCCCTTGGGTGTGGGTGGCCTCAAAGGAGACCCTGTCCCAGCCACCCACCCCCCACTCCCAGGACTTGCGGTCTGAGCCTTTTtggataa
- the RHBDL1 gene encoding rhomboid-related protein 1 isoform X7, which translates to MGRVEDGGTTEELEDWDPGTSALPAPGIKQGPREQTGTGPLSQKCWEPEPDAPSQPGPALWSRGRARTQALAGGSSLQQLDPENTGFIGADTFAGLVHSHELPLDPAKLDMLVALAQSNEQGQVCYQELVDLIIVFLCYGARLNKWVLQTYHPEYMKSPLVYHPGHRARAWRFLTYMFMHVGLEQLGFNALLQLMIGVPLEMVHGLLRISLLYLAGVLAGSLTVSITDMRAPVVGGSGGVYALCSAHLANVVMVTGLPGGGRGEGPQVSLTTSHLHTPIELGWDEMSLQVAEDGAGLGVHELRGGPGRVAALLPAAARLGPPAQLHGAPGRRGGGGEHGPDHPAELRGAPAGPVRLVGGAAGLRHLPALRRLLERLRLRPAGRPHPPTALTGYLRLHRPGLGHVVAAHQGPSRLPFVNGRLRAAMPLGCGWPQRRPCPSHPPPTPRTCGLSLFG; encoded by the exons ATGGGTAGGGTGGAAGACGGGGGAACAACTGAGGAGCTGGAGGACTGGGACCCAGGCACCAGTGCCCTGCcagctcctgggatcaagcagggTCCCAGGGAACAGACAGGCACGGGGCCCCtgtcccaaaagtgctgggagccTGAGCCTGATGCTCCCagccagcctggcccagcccttTGGTCCAGGGGTCGGGCCCGCACTCAGGCCTTGGCCGGCGGCTCCTCACTGCAGCAGCTGGACCCCGAGAACACAGGCTTCATCGGTGCGGACACCTTCGCTGGCCTGGTGCACAGCCATGAGCTGCCCCTGGACCCGGCCAAGCTGGACATGCTGGTGGCCCTGGCTCAGAGCAACGAGCAGGGCCAGGTCTGCTACCAGGAGCTGGTGGACCTG ATCATCGTGTTCCTGTGTTACGGGGCCCGCCTCAACAAGTGGGTGCTGCAGACCTACCACCCCGAGTACATGAAGAGCCCCCTTGTGTACCACCCCGGGCACCGTGCCCGCGCCTGGCGCTTCCTCACCTACATGTTCATGCACGTTGG gctggagcagctggggttCAACGCCCTCCTGCAGCTGATGATCGGGGTGCCCCTGGAGATGGTGCACGGCCTGCTCCGCATCAGCCTGCTCTACCTGGCAGGCGTGCTGGCAG GCTCCCTAACCGTCTCCATCACCGACATGCGGGCCCCGGTGGTGGGAGGCTCCGGCGGGGTCTACGCCCTGTGCTCGGCACACCTGGCCAACGTTGTCATGGTAACGGGCCTGCCCGGTGGGGGGCGTGGGGAGGGGCCCCAGGTGAGCCTCACcacttctcatctgcacacaccCATAGAACTGGGCTGGGATGAGATGTCCCTACAAGTTGCTGAGGATGGTGCTGGCCTTGGTGTGCA TGAGCTCCGAGGTGGGCCGGGCCGTGTGGCTGCGCTTCTCCCCGCCGCTGCCCGCCTCGGGCCCCCAGCCCAGCTTCATGGCGCACCTGGCAGGCGCGGTGGTGGGGGTGAGCATGGGCCTGACCATCCTGCGGAGCTACGAGGAGCGCCTGCGGGACCAGTGCGGCTGGTGGGTGGTGCTGCTGGCCTACGGCACCTTCCTGCTCTTCGCCGTCTTCTGGAACGTCTTCGCCTACGACCTGCTGGGCGCCCACATCCCCCCACCGCCCTGACCGGCTACCTGAGGCTGCACAGGCCAGGGCTCGGGCATGTGGTGGCTGCCCACCAGGGGCCTTCACGTCTGCCCTTTGTGAACGGACGTCTCAGGGCTGCTATGCCCCTTGGGTGTGGGTGGCCTCAAAGGAGACCCTGTCCCAGCCACCCACCCCCCACTCCCAGGACTTGCGGTCTGAGCCTTTTtggataa